A stretch of Candidatus Vicinibacter affinis DNA encodes these proteins:
- a CDS encoding c-type cytochrome encodes MKRDTVNGLIAYIVIPVVAGQGRIEMSIESFKNREQRFIISGRDIIYTDTILDIFKSIMFSESDETQNPLLTYDKFNLIPDGSGRSLFRNSCASCHQRHMDFIGPNLQNILSTRSMDWVFKYITDRKSIVFKKKSSKKEQLRCIENPSVSKEYIERIIEYLN; translated from the coding sequence TTGAAAAGAGATACAGTCAATGGTCTAATTGCATATATTGTAATACCTGTTGTTGCTGGTCAAGGAAGAATAGAGATGAGTATTGAGAGTTTCAAAAATAGAGAACAAAGGTTTATTATCAGTGGAAGAGATATTATATATACCGATACGATACTTGACATTTTTAAATCTATTATGTTTTCAGAAAGTGATGAGACCCAAAATCCATTATTAACTTATGATAAGTTTAATTTAATTCCTGATGGATCTGGTAGAAGTTTATTTCGTAATTCTTGTGCTTCTTGCCATCAAAGACATATGGATTTTATTGGGCCGAATTTGCAAAACATTCTGTCGACAAGATCCATGGACTGGGTATTTAAATATATTACTGACAGAAAGAGCATTGTGTTCAAGAAAAAATCCAGTAAAAAAGAACAATTGAGATGTATTGAAAATCCGAGTGTAAGCAAGGAATATATAGAGAGAATTATTGAATATTTGAATTAA